AACAGTCATGGGATTTCTTTGTTCGTGTCCCTCATGTCATCTTGCTTATCGCACCGTAAGTGCATATTGGTGCTTCACAATAAGCAGGAATGGTGGCGGGATATTGAAGGGTTGAAGGTGAAAGGAAGCATTCGCAGTCTTTTTGGAAGATAATGTTTTTAAGCTGCTGCTTCTACAGGAATAACATTTGACGGAGCCTTTCGTGAGAGCGCTGAATGTTTGACATCTGGGCCTCATTGCTTACAGTGTTCAAGAAGAGTTGCAGGATGTGCTGAAGGACTTGCCATTATCTTTTCGCAACATAGGCCTGGATGGACACCAGGGTagcctttaaaggggccctgagaCACTCTTGCAACTAATCACAGAATTGCCTAATGATTAAAGAACGTTGTCTCATGAATCGCCTGAAAAATGCTTCAAGTCCTTCAAGTGGAGTTAGGCGTAGTTATTGCACCAATAAGCCTTGTTCTCTAACCTTTCATCTACACTAATGCGCTGGAAGTTACACAGGGGAGGTGGCAAGGGGGCACCCAAAAGTTGGGTGTCTCACCGGCGAGAGGGCTTGTTGTGGCACATATAGACATATATATTTCATTTCTCTACATCAAAATTAACAACAACAGTATAAACTGAGAATCCTCTCGTGATCAGAAAATCAGCTAATAGCTGTTGGTGGGCTTCGGTGCTTGCGATGATGACATTGCGAAGGCGAGAATAAGCAATTTTTCGCTGTTTTTGACACGAGATCGTAAATTTCCTGCTACACGCAGTGCAACAATACtcggctcacatgttcacaggagcctcttcTGCAGATTGGCAGCATTTTCTTACCATGtccaaaaagtgtttcagggcccctctAAGATGTGGCCCTAATCAAAGCACGCAGAAAAAAATGAGGAAGGGGGGTGTAAGGAAGAGGGGGATCGCTGCACGCTCAATACTGTCAGCCGCTTGTCTTGAGGAGATGCGTCTGGATCCACCAGTGACAGACGCTTTGCATTTTTCGTTTTATAAGTGAAGGATCTGTGCCTATTCACTGATGATTGGTGAgcgtcctgcatgagtgcctacTAGATGTGGATGCTTTAATTCCAGCTCAAGGACATCTGCCACATGTGGGAGCTGGCTGGAGGTGCGTTTGCCACAGACCTGTTAGAAATCCCGATTACCATGGAAACGCTGCAGTGAGTATTGAGCCTGTGTAGAGAGTCGGGTGTCTCTTAAGGGCGTTTTTGGCAGCTCATGGCAGGTGTTGGTTCTAAAGGTGCTCTTAGCCGCCTACTTTATGTTGTGCTTGCAGTCTTGCCATTTGGAGGATTGCACTTTCATGTTTACGTGCACAACGTGACAGACCTGTTCACAGCCAATCCAACTGCATACAACCTTCTTTATTGTTTAGTTCAAGAGCAGCTGCCTTAAGGCATAGATAGTACTAAACAAACAGCTAATAAATGATGCACCCCTGCTCCATGCAGAAACTTCAGTAATGCATTGTGATGGGTGTCTTGTTGAACCCGTGTGCTGAAGTCAGCATGCTGGTCGCTGCGACAGTTGTTCTCCATCGTCTAGTATGATCGACTCACAATGATTCAAAGTCCTAGAGAACACTTTTTGTCTCAATCGTCCTACATTTAACATTGCTTCATGTGGTACGAAACAGAGTTATCTACATGATGGTGGATAATTCATGTGTTATCATGTGGGTAACAGaggttaaagggactgacaactgccTGGAACGTGTCATGAGAATTTTGATGAAAATGAGAAGAACGGGATTTATAGGGACAGAACTGAGTGTGCTGCTCGGGATTTGAGTAGGAATTGTAACTCTAAGTTGCCACAGAAAGTCGTAAAAAATTTCATGTTGTGCCATTTTATGGCTAAACTTTGGTTCTAGAGGTGGATGCTGGCCACGTGGCCACATGTTACTATGTGCAAGTTGGCTGTTATTAAGGGCACCATATCTATTGTTTAGAATTGCTTATAGGGCATATGCGCTTTATTGTATATGTATTACGATCTAAGAAGTAAGTTCACGCTAACAAGCGGTGCTGTCTACGTGGCAGCGAGTGAGGCTGGAGAACCACGGTGAGCCGTGCCGTCTGCCATTGCATGACGGCACGCACATGAGTGCTTCTGTACGCGTGCGAGTTGGTGAGTGAGCACCTCAGGTTCTGTGGTCTCTCCGTCAGATACAAAATGCCATAGCATGAACATccgcttgataaacaaaatattaattCCTTGCAGCCATGGCTGCACTTGTCTGCTTCCCATCAGTGCCGGAGTAGGATTACTGTCTTGCTCGCCAATGTTTCCAGCATGTCTGCAGCGTACGACTTCATAAACATGGTTGCAGCTGCCGATAAATGATTCTGATGAAAAATGTTCCACAACATTTTCTTTGTTGCCACTATATGAGATAGGACACTATGACTAGTAAGCTTTACATTGCATAAAAAAATGGCTACCCTAGAAATTTGCTGTTGGCCACTTTAAACATTAACTGCTCTGTCATGCAGGTGTGTAGAGAATGGGCAGTAAAGATAAGGAAATTCCTCagccttagttttttttttcaaagccagcATGGCTTTTGTCAAGGCAAAGGCAACTCACTTCTTGCATAGATTTAGTTCATGTTTCTATTCACAAATGTATGTCAAGCGTTGCGGTGTATATGATGGAGGTATATGACAGATCCTGTCAAGCCatcataatttagttttttttttgtctgtgctcCCAATGCCTGAGAtgttcaataaaaatttatttgATTTGAAAAAGGAGTTTGGCCGAGTACACTTGCAGCTAATTTCTAGAAGCATCTGTTTCCaggttgttgttttttgttgttagGACGTGCTATATTGACATGATAATTTGCATATTAGCTCTTTTAAAGCCCTTAGCAGCTTGAATGCACTATTTACTACACATGAACTTACACAGATATGAGTGATTGTCGTACTGCTGCTTCCTGTCTGTTCTCTCGTTATTTATCAAAATCGCAGGTCTTtgtcagtggtcatggtgttagacctGTCTGCCCCTGAGGTCCTATGCATCCTGTTCGAGACTTTACTCAAGGCGCTGCAGTCCCGAATCGACAGAGTCCTTGACACCACTCTGAAGAATGATGCAAGTATAAACGAAGCAATCCATGAAGCCACCTTGTCTCGGCTACCAGATGAGCACCCCGTAAGCCACTtgtgctttcatttctttttttgcttcattttATGTTGTATGGAGCCTTAGTTTTCATCACTTCTGTTTGTAAACATAAAGTTTAATGTGCtgatttctttgtttgttttgagTACTCGCACCAGCTCTGTAAACACAAGGCTAAACAGACTGAAGCACTAGAAAGAAAGGTTTTTAAGCAGACACAAATTGGAGTTTAGGCACCTCATAACAAAAAAAGTAACAATAATCTAGCCAAGCATCACGGCGTTATATCTTCAAATACCCACATGCTCTCTTTTATTCTTAGGTTGGGCCACTTATTATTTGGACATACCGGGTGTTTTCTTTAAGCATTAGCAGAATTTTTTCAAAGTGCCTGTGACATTATAGTGCATATCTATTAATTGAtctggattactcaaagaggcaggcattacttgcacaatgaaTAAAAATACTTAATTGACAAATTAACACAATTTCACTGATTACGTTAGAACACATATCAGCAATTTGTGAATTGAAAACCACTAGTTTAAAAAGTCATGTCCACTGGGTGAACTTCACAAGTAATACCAGTATGTATTCAGATGAGCAGCATCAAATATGCGGCAAAAGTTTACCGTGTCCCTACTTATTTTTTCAACAACATACCTTTTTAAGCATTGAAACTCAAAAACGATAGGAACGCCAGTTCACTTCTCTCGACATTTTGGAAAcgcatatcttgaaactggtgtcatcctcaggaTTCATTCTGAGTTTACTTGTGAACGCGCTGGCTACAATTTGTTGAatacaatatgtgccgtaaagcgAGTAGTCTTAAAATTAATTACCCAATGATTGTAATTAGTAAAGTATTCATTTTAATTTTCTCATGAAAATAATGTCTGCCTTTTAGTAACCCAGCTCATAGAAGCAGTATTGTGATAGATGCCATGGGCAGTGTTTAAGAATTCGGTTAACGTTAAAAGATAAAACACCCAGCATCGTGTGCCCTATGCTTCTGTAGCTTGTTGCAAGCTTTATTACCTGCCATGTTGCGTGCAACTCTTTTCTCCATTACTCACTGTACCTATTTGAAAGAGTAGCAGTGTGTGTTACCGTATGGCAGACAACGAAGAGAGGCCATGTACAACATGTCCTCAGATGTACGTGCACTAgtgccaatcttggaggctatgctGCAAGTAATTTTTCTTCGTTGCTTACTGTTCGGCAGTGCACACAGAGAATCTTCCCAGCAGATGTAGCAAGCAGCATCAAGAGTTCATTCGAGACAATGACAGCCCATAGTCTATTGCCCCACAATTCATTTTTTGCTTAGCTGAGCTGTGCAACTTAAGCCTATTCTGCTTCATTCTTACGTGTGTATTTTGCCGCCTTGTTCTCTTCGAAAGTTTTGCATATCTTTTCATGCGAAAGGTTGTTCTAAATGCCACATCACTGTGCTTTGCGAGCAAAAGTTATTTGGTGATCTTTGTCGAAGCATTTTTATTTTCTCATATGTGCAGGAAATTTTGGAAAAGGAAATGCTTTtgttgaagcattgttgaagtaCTTTGCTGGCATTTGGTGTATTTGGCATACTGTTAAGactgttactgaagtactaaagcgccaaacagacggcACAAGAAGAGACATGGACGAGCGCTTACTACCAACTGATGCTGTATTGACAGAAACGCACAATATATACGCAAATCTGGCAGTGCAAATCACACGTCAAAATCAGTTTTAAATTCAGTAGTGGAGACCCTGTTCCAGAAGAtaaaaggtaaagaaaaaaaaaacgcacaagaACAAACCAGGAGTTTAAGACCCGTAGTCATACCATACACTCACCGTGTAGCTCACAACCTGAAAAAGGTCAAGAGTAAAATCAAAGTCCCGATAGTTTTCTCAGCACCTTCAAAACCTGGTGCATTGTGCACTCGCATTAACAACCAAAAAAACAGAATGCATGACCTGCAGAACCCAGCACACCGATCCACATGTAAATTGCAAGGAAGGGGTGCTTTATCAAATTCGACTAtcatgcaaaaaggtttacattggacaaaTGGGGCGATGtttaaatgaaaggctaaaagaacatgaaTGCTCACAGGGAAGAGGGACTGGTTCCAATATAgccatccattgcaaagagtgcgggtgcaagcctcgcctaagagatAGCAATGTTCTagacagaagtcgagacagcgttgcccgtgagctgaaggaagccttccacattaaaaggaagggcctggAATGCGTCAGCGAACCATCAAAAATACTTTATAAAAGTGAAATGTCCTTTTTAGAGGCCCTTAGTTAGAACTTAGCACGTTGCTATGCAACCTGCGCTTGAGGAACAATCTTAATCTTTTAGTTTCTACCGGGGTACAGTAGCGGTGTTTTGTGTATagcgtaaccattatcatttgTGGTCCTTTGGCCCTATACACCACGTGTCATTGCCGCGAAGGTCATCTTTTATTCGAGTTTCGTCATTCTTTACAATCTTCttatcgccttttgcctggttaccatgtgatTTTTGACGTGTGAGTTGTGCTGCCAGATTTGCacatatattgtgtgtttctgtcaataaagcatcagttgttggtaagcgctcgtccgtgactcttcttgtgtcgtctgtttggcactttagtatttcagtaacatgcaccaaatagcccaacaagaagttctgCTTGTTAAGACTGTGCTGTGCTGTTCTCTCCCGTGATCGAATCTGAACTTTTGAAGCGACACAATGGCATGGTTTTCAGGACAAGAAGGCAATGACACCATTCCCTGTACCACTACTGATTCTCGGCTCCAAGTACGACATCTTTCAGGTATGTGTTGCGTGTATTTTGGTTCCTCAGAGTACATTGGACTCCGTTTCTGCTTAGTATGGTCAAACTAGTGCTTCTGCTATTATCTGCCATGCTCCTTTTTATGCAATGTCTTTACTGTGaacaataaaatggaatgcaAAGCTGGCTTGCGAGAAGTGCTCTAAATAGAATATTTGTCCCTATTTCGTACAATGCGCAAAAATAAAGTGACGAGTCTCGCTTTGCAAGAGGTGGGAGTTGTAAAAACAGACATTATGCAGCGTGGAGTGGTCATACACAGCAGCGTAAAGTACACTGAAAACGCCCCCGAATCAACAATGAACGATGGTTCTAGGCTCCCAGTTTTAACGCGCATAGGTTAAATTTACTGTTGTGTGCTTGTGTTATAGTGTCTTTTCGTGTATGCATTTCCTCTGTCGTGCAGtttgtagaaaataaatttaAACCCCAGTGTTAGCGTAAGCGTTGTCATGTGGCCCCCGAAATACTTTCCTTTGACTCAATCTGATATGACAGAGCAGTGCGTGCGCTGTTCATTATTGTTGCCCCAGAACTATGAGCCCGAGAAAAGGAAAGTGACCTGCCGCTACCTCCGGCACGTAGCCCACGCCAACGGGGCGTCCCTCCTATTCACGAGCTCCAAGAACGAGGCCCTCATCTCGAGGCTCAAGACGAGCCTGGCGTACTTGGCTTTTGGTTCCGGCTCGGGCCCCAGGTGAGCACTGACACTTCTACATCATCTGTTGCACGTAGAGTGTCACGTAACCAAGGAAAGGAAAAGATTACTTGGCAACACGGCGGATACTTATTGAGGTCCGAGAACCTGTCGGCCCTCGCAAGGCTGCAAGCTAAGCCAGTCATTCCAGAGCTCGTGTGCTCATGCTTAGCTCCCTGTTGATGGTGGCGGTCAGCGTTGGGGTGATGGGGATAATGCACACTGCTGTGTTCATTTGTTTACATACAACATAGCGTTACCATCCACCTTGGATTTTGCCAGCCTGTCCCAGATTTTATGAAGGGCTCCAGAGTCCCAACATGACCTTGTCTGGACAGCCAATTGTTCGCGATTTCTGTGTCCAGACGGGTTCGGAGTGAGGGTGTGCTATGAACCAGTACATGTTGAACAAAGCATATATCCTGAAGCTCCCCAAACATCCTGAAACTTGACAATACACACTCACACTATTTTGTTATGTCTTGTTTAGTGGGCTGTAGAACACTGGACTTTTGTTAAACATGGTTCAGCTGTGTGTATCAAGCATATGGGGTATTAGAAGGAGTGTGACTACATGCCGATATAAATGTAGGGTGCGTAGAGACTGGAGGGTCGGAAGGCCATGTGCAACATTATATTTCGTCTGCTTGAAGTTCATGGAAGAGGAGGAGGGTTGAAGAGACAAATGAAGGGAAGAATTCAGAAGGAGTGCTCGACTGGCGCGTAACATCGTATGGGTTGGTGGCACCATCTCTCTATCCTTTTAGTTATGCACACTCTTTAGCTTGCCATTTTACATCTATAAATTTATTATGTACCAACAAAGACACCACTACAGTGAAGAAGAGAGGGCACGCACGAACGTGCAACTGGCATACTGTTCATGCTATCCATGATTTATGTTTAGCGCACACTTTACTCACTATAAGTGGTGTAATATCAATTAAGTGGGTCCTTCTCGCCAACGTTGACCCTTGATGCCGTTGCACCCTATGGCACTGTGTTGCTTCTGAAGGCGAATCCTGCAGGTCGATCTGGAGGAAATCTTTTCTCTGCTTCATTTATAATTTGTTTTCAATCATTTGCGGCTCTTTTCAGTAAGGCATCACATACAGATTATAACAAGCCCCTCCACATTACGTTTGGAGAAGATTCCTTTGAGAAGATTGGTAAGTCTAAATTTCAAGTGCATTGCTTTGGTGGGAGTGAACAGCTTGCAAGCAGTCTTTTAGACAGTCAACAAAAGTAGTATAGCTTATTTTATTAAAAAGGACAAGAGGGAGGAATGAAATGAAGGGACATAGGCATTGTAACTGCTACACTTGCCAGTCGACACCTCAACTGTTCCGTGGTTATGGGAAGGATACAGGGTAAGAGTATAGATAGATAGGCGAGAGGAAAGCTACGATAAAATAGACATAAAGAAAATTCGAGGGCCTAAGTGAAAAGTCGACATAACTAGAAATATGAATTAGCAAATAAATTATTAACAAGAACCAGTAATCATGCCTACAACGCTCCCACTGCCGTGACTCGTGCGCATATTCACTCCCACACACGCCTGCGCACGCAGTCGCACACAGGAATGTATGTAACTGCAGTGCCCATCATAGTGCTGTACACTGCGTACTAGTATGCTAAATTtgtcgaatattttttttttctctgagcaGTGTCTAAATCCGAAATAAGTTGCCACTGTTTGTGTAATGTGGTTCAGAGTTCTTTTGCCACGCTAAATGCACTGATGCTTACAGATACCATCAAACGTCATTGTAATGAAGTCGCATGTAACACGAAGATACCTTTCTTACATCTCAGATCTCATATTTACCTTGTTATACCCGATAATTCATTATGTCCATGTTAGTTATATCGAGGCTCATCTGTACCATCATTTTAAGTCTTCATTTGTTCACAACACTCTAATGCCTTCCTTTGTCTCTAGACGGTTCCACACCAGCCAGCTCGACTCAGGTTTCAAAGTGAGTACATGTACATTAGCTGTATtgtcgctttctttatttttttgtgtgtaattGTCTGGCACACAAATTTGTGAGCAACCCTCACCCCCGTATTCTAGAATTCCcctccactcaacactccacctcGGCTCAACAAAGTTTATGGCAGCGCCACCTTTTAACAGAAGGGGTCACTGCACTTCATTGATTTACCACGGCAGCTCTTGAGAAGAGTAGTGCCTTCTTCAGCCAAGGGATGGCGCTGTGCTCTACTCAGTGAAGCAAAGAAAGTAGAgcacaatttatgataactaaaagggaagctcattacttttcaaagcgagatcgggatgccttagaacatgcacctacaaagcgagatataagaaggaagaagaagcatgtgcttgctgtggtaaagctagggaaactatggagcatgttttattagaatgtgaagacgtccacccagcggtcaatttaggcaccactggcctccttgaagcccttgggttcagcgagagcagtggaaacatgcccgcaataggaattagtaagaggcaattagaggattagtggaagaaaagtagggaaacgaaaaaaaaacggatgcatataaaagcacagtttgcaataggggatcagaaaatttgggtgtggtttaacctaggtaggagattaggcagtataatagcaagagctttgtggcgcgatccaccgccccattccaaaggggacgctcataacatccatcccatccatccatccatggagtAGAGGAAGAGCTTCTAGTCGAGGTTCGTTCGACAATACGGGGGTTAGTGAAGGGCCTGTCTATATTGCTTATGTTGTTGAAAATCATAGTTGGGGCTCCTCGCAGAAGCATTTATTATTTAtcttgatgtaaaaaaaaatcctttaatGTATGTATGCCCGTCTGACAACTGAGACATCaaaagacagcgaagctgtttaagcaAGTTATGACGCTCTTCGGAAGTACTAGGGGTCTGTTTGCTGTCTCACGGCCTCACatcaatgcagcagcagcagcagccgaaggTGCCGGGCTGTTCTTAATGACAGCTCCCATGCAGGCTGCCCCCACGGCATCTTATTTCGCAGCTGTAGCACTACAAACTCCTGGCTGACCTACAGTGTGGAGCTGGCATAACGTGACGTGACAAACGAAAGTTTCAGAttactggtaaaaaaaaaagaatatataggTTGCCCCTTGGAATGACACTAATCTGTGAAGTAACTTTTATTTGATAATAATTGATTATTAAGTTTCAAAGCAAATTTGGGGCTCCGAACACATGTAGCGTCGCACTTACGTTTGATGTCGACCATGCTGCCGCACAAAAGCTGTTGCAGGACTGTCTTCGACACGTTCATTGTAAAAAGAGCACAATATGCTCAAAAGCTTAGAAGCAGGAAATAGAGCAGGCATTTCTTCTGAATGAATGGCCACCCTTTGGCATACCACAAATCTCATCTTGCAGACAGCGCCTTTGTCAGTGCTCTCAAACATGCGCCAACATGCTCTTCAGTATTTTGACAATGCGCTCACATGTTCCCCTCTCGACAGGAACTCGCAGCTCCGCAAAGACAAGCACACTTTGAGGGAACTGCCAACTTGTACAAATTCGTAGTTTGTTAAAAGCTTAGCTGCCTAGTTGAAACTTGGGCTGTTTCCATTGCAGTTTTCGTTCCTGCCAAAGTAGATGAGTTCAGTAGTTTAGTGAAGTTCTTTgatagtactttttttttctgtgtcgtgAAACTTCTCCGCGAAAGTTTCATATGCCACCCAAAGTAGCCGTGATATGGCGCAGCATCGGAAGGCTAACATGTGTGCGCCTTCCAGCGTGCTGTATGGCCTTTTCTATTCCAGTGTTGCGGcatgatgaaaaaaagaagtgttaAATTCTTGTGAATACCTCCAGCTGCACAATTTGTCTAATTAATAACTGCTAGAAGGAAAATAAACGcatatgttttatttatttcattagtAACTGTTGTACGATTGTGATGTTTGGGGAATTTTTCACTGTCAGGTGATAACTGCCTTGGTTAAAGCACCAGTCACAGTGCACATGTCTTTGGCCACTGTAATAGTAATTACCTAATTTTGTTTGCATTTGGTGTGCTTTCACCAGTTCTTATATTAAAGAATAGTGTGGCTGGTGGTCTTCATATGAATGCATCACTTTTGCATTCTCCTGCAACCCTGCAGTAGGAAAGGTTACACAACTCGCTGGAATACGCATTCAAGTTAACCTTCCCCAGCCATTGGCTATGTGCCTTGTAACTGATGCTGCATCATGTCGCGGCCACTTTGGGTGGCGTATGACGCTTTCCCATAGAAGTTTCgtgatgacaaaaaaagaaaacttataatATGACGCTAGTTTTAGTCAGCTCTGGGATGTGGAAGTAATTGCAATGTTGCTCTTTGATGTCGTCATTGTTGAAGCAATGGTTCTTGCCATGCACTCTGAAGAATCTCCCAGTGGTCTCATGAcgtgtatttattatttatttatttatttttcaaataCTGTAAGCTTTATACATACAGCAGAGGGCATGTGAAAGTGTGAATTTTTACGTACTAtattataaagaaaaagaagaaaccttGAAAATTAGAACAAGATGACAATCAGATCACAGTGGAACATTCTTGGGGAAAAGTGTACATGAAATTCTGCATTGCTATATTAACATTCCTGTAATGGCTGGAAAGTATCAAAACTGAATAAGAAAGAGTACACTGATAATAAACTAAAAATGCAATTAAACGAGAGAAAAAGTGAGTACACTGAAAAATTGTGTATTGCcacatgaacaaaaagaaaagaaaggaaccacAGAAAAATATTTTACGTGGGTACCATCATAAGCTTCATCCTCAAAGTATAATCCTCAAACATATCTCTCCCAGTCTGTCCCCAGAAGTATTGTGCAGAAATTTGTTTCAGCACTATCGTAGAGCTGTGAAAGATGGTGTCATCTTTGTGGAAATCACACAACATCCCTCATTTACCTCTCAAATGTATTAATAGGGCATGCAGAAACGTGCTTTGCCTCCACTTCACGATGCTACATCATGTCATTTTTCAGCTGCTACGCTGTAGTGAAGAAGGCGTTTACAGAGATCTTCCCACAAGTGGTAAGTATGAGCGCGTACATAATCTCACCTAGTGTAAACCGTGCTTCAACGTTTGTCTTCTTATTACTCTCGTCATTAACCATGACACTCTCACAGTAATACTTGTGTCAGAAGTGTAACTTTCTCAGTTATCACAACGTTGCCTGTACGAGTGCATGGCAAAAGTTTATGAAGTGAAGGCAGTACGAGTACAAATAAATTTTCTCTCAGTGTGCATGTACAACTATAGGATTAGAGGGGCTCTAAGTAGAGGCACTGCACTCAATTAAGTGCATCTTCACCTGAAAAATGTGATACTTGTAGCACACAACTCAGTTTAGAATGGTGCATGCTCTACAAAGTGCGTTATGTGTGCGCTTCAAACGGTGACTTGCATAGTACTGCTTCAAGTACGAAGCACATTGTATTGGGCTGATAAGCTACCGTCTGTGGTGCCTCAGCGACTATGACATCTTGTTGCTCTGCATGAGGTCACAGGGTTTGATTCCCAGCCATGGCTTGTGCACTGCAATGAAGGCTAGGTAGGAACTAAGATTTATTTCTTGGATACATGTCACACATGATGCAAGAGTTGATGTGCCAGAGGCGTTCCTTCCCGAAGTgatgtttctttttgcttctctGATTGCACCACATATATATTCTACAGAATCTAACAATGAACACCAGCCGATAGTATGGGTGTGTGAATGTTTTAAACATTTCAGTAAGGAATCGAACATTG
The sequence above is a segment of the Dermacentor variabilis isolate Ectoservices chromosome 7, ASM5094787v1, whole genome shotgun sequence genome. Coding sequences within it:
- the LOC142587810 gene encoding cytoplasmic dynein 2 light intermediate chain 1 isoform X1 is translated as MPTETIWDAAVRLSKEAEKNGTSKNIETTLLVVGNKQSGKTTLLHRFLDKTDTPKPSLALEYMFGRRSHGAGVLKDICHMWELAGGAFATDLLEIPITMETLQSLSVVMVLDLSAPEVLCILFETLLKALQSRIDRVLDTTLKNDASINEAIHEATLSRLPDEHPDKKAMTPFPVPLLILGSKYDIFQNYEPEKRKVTCRYLRHVAHANGASLLFTSSKNEALISRLKTSLAYLAFGSGSGPSKASHTDYNKPLHITFGEDSFEKIDGSTPASSTQVSNCYAVVKKAFTEIFPQVEQKMTIPEDPSRDPKFKEKDIDAMKAQKEAELAELRKRRQEEERAKELPDFD
- the LOC142587810 gene encoding cytoplasmic dynein 2 light intermediate chain 1 isoform X2, with translation MLQCDSVKRPRKMLKDICHMWELAGGAFATDLLEIPITMETLQSLSVVMVLDLSAPEVLCILFETLLKALQSRIDRVLDTTLKNDASINEAIHEATLSRLPDEHPDKKAMTPFPVPLLILGSKYDIFQCVRCSLLLPQNYEPEKRKVTCRYLRHVAHANGASLLFTSSKNEALISRLKTSLAYLAFGSGSGPSKASHTDYNKPLHITFGEDSFEKIDGSTPASSTQVSNCYAVVKKAFTEIFPQVEQKMTIPEDPSRDPKFKEKDIDAMKAQKEAELAELRKRRQEEERAKELPDFD
- the LOC142587810 gene encoding cytoplasmic dynein 2 light intermediate chain 1 isoform X3 translates to MFGRRSHGAGVLKDICHMWELAGGAFATDLLEIPITMETLQSLSVVMVLDLSAPEVLCILFETLLKALQSRIDRVLDTTLKNDASINEAIHEATLSRLPDEHPDKKAMTPFPVPLLILGSKYDIFQCVRCSLLLPQNYEPEKRKVTCRYLRHVAHANGASLLFTSSKNEALISRLKTSLAYLAFGSGSGPSKASHTDYNKPLHITFGEDSFEKIDGSTPASSTQVSNCYAVVKKAFTEIFPQVEQKMTIPEDPSRDPKFKEKDIDAMKAQKEAELAELRKRRQEEERAKELPDFD